In Sulfurovum xiamenensis, a genomic segment contains:
- the ccoS gene encoding cbb3-type cytochrome oxidase assembly protein CcoS, which yields MSENIVILMIGVSTFLGAIGLLALIWAVRTGQFDDHSKFIDAVRHDNEEDLKDAAMMEEKRKTYKKKIKQEKLEKEKNYRPAD from the coding sequence ATGTCAGAAAATATAGTCATTTTAATGATAGGTGTCTCTACATTTTTAGGTGCCATAGGCTTACTGGCTTTAATTTGGGCGGTAAGAACAGGACAATTCGACGACCATAGCAAATTCATAGATGCGGTCCGTCACGACAATGAAGAGGACCTGAAAGATGCTGCTATGATGGAAGAGAAGAGAAAGACCTATAAAAAAAAGATCAAACAAGAAAAACTGGAAAAAGAAAAAAACTATCGACCGGCAGATTAG
- a CDS encoding YfaZ family outer membrane protein has protein sequence MYIKKLCITSLLTLGLLHAQSNIGLNVNNEDLEVGASIDLNALTYYSDSTSYTLDTSYLHTDGDNLATVGVSAESTFQGIEGLALGLGIKSVFADDFIAIPFCAKAKYTLPLNYSIPTTSLTTSLAYAPSVLTFSDGESYTEFRVEADMEIITNVHLFTGYRNIDTEYNTYDQTFNNSFYGGMKLSF, from the coding sequence ATGTACATAAAAAAACTCTGTATCACTTCACTTTTAACACTTGGACTGCTTCATGCCCAAAGCAATATAGGGCTTAATGTCAATAATGAGGATCTAGAAGTAGGTGCTTCTATCGATCTGAATGCTTTGACCTACTATTCGGACAGTACTTCCTATACACTGGATACTTCTTATCTTCATACGGATGGAGACAACCTAGCGACCGTGGGTGTCAGTGCGGAAAGTACTTTCCAGGGTATCGAAGGACTTGCACTTGGACTAGGGATAAAATCTGTGTTTGCCGATGATTTTATCGCTATTCCCTTCTGTGCTAAAGCAAAATATACACTTCCATTGAACTACAGCATCCCTACCACTTCGTTAACAACAAGTTTGGCTTATGCGCCTTCTGTGCTTACATTCAGTGATGGAGAAAGCTATACGGAATTTAGAGTAGAAGCAGATATGGAGATCATCACGAATGTACATCTGTTTACCGGGTATCGTAATATAGATACAGAGTATAATACCTATGATCAAACGTTTAATAACAGCTTTTATGGTGGGATGAAACTTAGTTTTTAG